Proteins encoded by one window of Cannabis sativa cultivar Pink pepper isolate KNU-18-1 chromosome 4, ASM2916894v1, whole genome shotgun sequence:
- the LOC115714731 gene encoding RING-H2 finger protein ATL43 — MAIRVSLTILNQSFFLLFFAFSLFLQNSSATNNAAQAPSQTLFTVNTADNNGTNGHFMAGPPSPSSLSPPPPNENPTFSSFKPSIVVIVGVLTTMFSITFLLLLYAKHCKSGNLVVVVGVGGYGSQHHHPATRNTEYLSVVDRKNSGIDRAIVESLPVFRFGSLLGQKDGLECAICLNRFECSEVLRLLPKCKHAFHVECVDTWLDAHSTCPLCRYRVDPEDILLVLDDTKILSQNDAVSVTETRVSDPYNAEESGPDIRRVSGRHSSAGERGSNWMIQIVVQKPEENTCCNETTSFRRSLDDWWWLRKKRDPSVSTVGWFDRPRKDGLLLTTQGKKIISSEQEQQQQRTSRFEHRIIVSPGCGGGLHQRWSDVQPSKLLYLRSEMIISDSRRFSSASGSRPSVTRQHLLHQNSQVALHLDCKDGKGQEVERGGEKIGIDCNRLLSSNSNSNSSSSCCSNGRRVINSRSVSEITGLSRYSLNDISRTSNDSHNQGHQTRRHHQRQAAAQAGLMSRWVAWISQLRPAVGSECNAHL; from the coding sequence ATGGCCATACGGGTAAGCCTAACTATTCTCAACCAgtccttctttcttctttttttcgcTTTCTCTCTATTCCTCCAAAACTCTTCTGCAACTAATAATGCAGCTCAAGCTCCATCACAAACACTCTTCACTGTTAACACCGCAGACAATAATGGTACTAACGGCCATTTCATGGCGGGTCCTCCTTCTCCGTCGTCATTGTCTCCACCGCCGCCGAACGAAAATCCCACATTTTCCTCTTTCAAGCCAAGCATAGTTGTCATCGTCGGCGTTCTCACAACCATGTTCTCCATCACCTTCCTCCTCCTTCTCTACGCTAAGCATTGCAAGAGTGGAAACCTTGTCGTCGTCGTCGGCGTCGGTGGTTATGGCAGCCAACACCATCACCCCGCCACCCGTAATACCGAATACCTCTCCGTGGTGGACCGAAAAAACTCCGGTATTGACAGGGCCATTGTGGAGTCTCTACCTGTTTTCCGATTTGGATCTCTATTGGGCCAAAAAGACGGGCTCGAGTGCGCCATTTGCCTCAACCGATTCGAATGCTCGGAGGTCCTTAGACTCCTCCCAAAGTGCAAGCATGCCTTCCATGTCGAATGTGTTGACACGTGGCTGGACGCACACTCCACTTGCCCCCTCTGTCGTTATCGGGTAGACCCGGAAGACATACTTTTGGTCCTAGATGATACGAAGATCCTGTCCCAGAACGACGCTGTTTCGGTGACTGAAACGCGAGTTTCAGATCCCTACAACGCTGAAGAATCGGGTCCGGATATCCGGCGAGTATCGGGTCGCCACTCGTCAGCTGGGGAAAGAGGGAGTAATTGGATGATTCAAATAGTGGTTCAAAAGCCGGAAGAGAACACATGTTGTAATGAAACGACGTCGTTCAGGAGGTCGCTCGATGATTGGTGGTGGTTGAGAAAGAAAAGGGATCCATCTGTCAGCACAGTCGGATGGTTTGACCGGCCAAGAAAAGACGGGCTTTTGTTGACCACGCAAGGCAAGAAGATAATAAGCTCGGAGCAGGAGCAGCAACAGCAACGCACGAGTAGGTTCGAACACCGGATCATTGTATCTCCCGGATGTGGCGGTGGGCTCCACCAGAGATGGAGCGATGTACAGCCGTCGAAGCTACTGTATCTACGGTCAGAGATGATAATTAGCGACAGCCGTAGATTCTCATCCGCATCGGGATCACGCCCGTCAGTGACACGTCAGCATCTGTTGCATCAGAATAGCCAGGTGGCATTGCACTTGGACTGTAAAGACGGAAAAGGACAAGAGGTGGAGAGAGGTGGAGAGAAGATTGGCATTGATTGTAACAGGTTGTTAAGtagtaatagtaatagtaatagCAGCAGTAGTTGTTGTAGTAATGGCAGAAGAGTAATAAATTCACGAAGCGTGTCTGAAATCACGGGCCTTAGTAGGTACTCATTAAACGACATCAGTAGAACCTCAAACGACAGCCACAACCAGGGACATCAAACGAGGCGTCATCATCAACGGCAGGCAGCAGCTCAGGCGGGGCTGATGTCGAGATGGGTGGCTTGGATTTCTCAGTTGCGGCCAGCTGTTGGGTCTGAATGCAACGCTCATTTGTGA
- the LOC115714680 gene encoding phosphatidylinositol-3-phosphatase SAC1, which produces MSKAAEEAKPIVVPSAKVHPSNDPDVDLTSYSLEKFRLYETRARFYLIGSDRNKRFFRVLKIDRSEPSDLNLSEDPVVYSSQEIKNLLQRIAEGNRATGGLNFVTKVYGIAGCIKFLESYYLILVTKRRQIGCVCGHAIYSIDESQLVPIPHVSIQTDVSHSKTELRYKKLLSSVDLTKDFFYSYTYPIMQSLQKNVLSSGEDGMPYDNMFVWNSYLTQSIRSRCNNSIWTIALVHGHFEQIRLSVFGRDFSVSLVARRSRHFAGTRYLKRGVNDRGRVANDVETEQIVLDEEAGSCKGKMSSVVQMRGSIPLFWSQEVSKFPKPDIILQRYDPTYQATKLHFEDLVERYGNPIIVLNLIKTVEKRPREMMLRREYANAVGYLNQILSQDNHVRFIHWDFHKFAKSKSANVLAVLGNVARQALDLTGFYYSGKPSIIKRRGNQLSRTSTARDASLRDLRASSGDLARFGSSNETLSSAVNQDRQADFGEHNRNDNFYSEAPCFQSGVLRTNCIDCLDRTNVAQYAYGLAALGRQLHAMGLTDMLKVDPDSTIAAALMDMYQSMGDALAQQYGGSEAHNTVFTERQGKWKATTQSREFLKSIKRYYSNTCTDGEKQDAMNLFLGYFKPQEGKPALWELDSDYYLHVSGIGDDLFPDRCLETNNKHVGAGFPLSPIPACREDFSQMKLTSFDKLIEKTCSSIKNVRLCREPNQRPGGGAGSYGVAPDAAEIQLKSPNWLFGQRKYEENVSSPKVISGETNGESTDEKEVDCFRNQYWVSSGDNGNDEDIIHRYLAMSSVDEANGWYGGTLVGDQDESSEIYKHYAQLCEGPAVEPFQNDTEQEQQYADVLRMETMDIVEDAATEEEMGAALKEYDQIGADLGISPLSRRSFAGDPSWLTRWIVGEDQLERA; this is translated from the exons ATGTCGAAAGCGGCGGAGGAGGCGAAACCCATTGTAGTTCCGTCAGCCAAGGTACATCCCTCCAACGACCCCGACGTCGACCTCACCTCCTACTCCCTCGAGAAATTTCGTCTATACGAAACCAGAGCG AGGTTCTATCTGATTGGGAGTGATCGGAACAAGAGGTTCTTCCGGGTTCTGAAGATTGATCGTTCGGAGCCGTCCGATCTCAATCTCAGTGAAGACCCAGTTGTGTACTCCTCGCAGGAGATTAAGAACCTCCTTCAGCGGATTGCCGAAGGCAATCGTGCCACCGGTGGTTTAAACTTCGTTACCAAGGTTTATGGTATCGCAG GTTGCATAAAATTTCTGGAATCTTATTACCTGATTCTGGTCACCAAGCGTCGGCAAATTGGATGTGTATGCGGTCATGCAATTTACAGTATAGATGAAAGTCAACTGGTTCCGATTCCGCATGTTTCTATTCAAACCGATGTTTCCCATTCTAAGACCGAATTGCG GTACAAAAAGCTTCTATCTAGTGTTGACTTGACCAAAGATTTTTTCTATAGCTACACATATCCCATAATGCAAAGTTTACAAAAGAATGTGTTGTCATCTGGCGAGGATGGAATGCCTTATGATAATATGTTTGTATGGAATTCTTATCTGACACAATCTATTCGGTCAAGATGCAATAATTCCATTTGGACAATAGCATTAGTTCATGGGCATTTTGAGCAG ATCAGGCTATCAGTCTTTGGTAGGGACTTCAGTGTTTCTTTGGTGGCTAGACGCTCTCGGCATTTTGCAGGGACACG TTACTTGAAAAGGGGAGTGAACGATCGGGGAAGGGTTGCAAATGATGTTGAAACAGAGCAGATTGTTCTTGATGAGGAAGCTGGGTCATGTAAGGGAAAGATGAGTTCGGTCGTACAGATGCGTGGTTCAATTCCGCTTTTTTGGTCTCAAGAAGTCTCAAAATTCCCGAAACCTGATATTATAT TACAAAGATATGATCCCACATATCAAGCAACCAAGCTGCATTTTGAAGACCTCGTTGAAAGATACGGAAATCCAATTATCGTACTTAATTTGATCAAG ACTGTTGAGAAAAGGCCTCGAGAAATGATGTTGAGGCGTGAGTATGCAAATGCGGTTGGATATCTGAACCAAATTCTTTCACAAGACAACCATGTTAGATTTATTCACTGGGACTTCCACAAGTTTGCAAAGAG CAAGTCTGCCAATGTATTAGCAGTTTTGGGTAATGTGGCAAGACAAGCGCTTGATTTAACAGGTTTCTACTATAGCGGCAAACCTAGCATTATTAAGCGAAGGGGCAATCAATTAAGTCGAACAAGTACTGCGAG GGATGCTTCTTTGAGAGACCTGAGAGCTAGTTCTGGGGATCTTGCAAGGTTTGGAAGCAGTAACGAGACTCTTAGTTCTGCTGTCAATCAAGACAGACAAGCTGATTTTGGTGAACATAACAGAAATGACAACTTTTATAGTGAAGCACCATGTTTTCAAAGTGGGGTTCTGCGCACAAACTGCATCGATTGCTTGGATCGAACAAATGTTGCCCAATATGCCTATGGTCTTGCAGCTTTAGGTCGTCAACTACATGCAATGGGTTTAACAGACATGCTTAAAGTAGATCCTGATAGCACAATTGCTGCAGCTCTTATGGATATGTACCAAAGCATGGGTGATGCTCTTGCACAACAATATGGTGGCTCTGAAGCTCACAATACT GTATTCACAGAGAGACAGGGAAAATGGAAAGCCACAACCCAGTCAAGAGAATTTCTGAAGTCTATTAAGCGATACTACAGTAATACTTGTACTGATGGTGAAAAGCAAGATGCTATGAATCT ATTTCTGGGTTACTTCAAACCACAGGAAGGGAAACCTGCCCTTTGGGAACTTGATTCTGATTATTATCTTCATGTCTCTGGGATTGGAGACGACCTTTTTCCAGATCGGTG tCTAGAAACCAACAACAAGCATGTGGGAGCTGGATTTCCTCTATCCCCTATTCCAGCTTGCAGAGAGGATTTCTCACAAATGAAGTTGACGTCATTTGATAAATTGATTGAAAAAACTTGCAGTTCAATAAAGAATGTAAGGCTTTGTCGTGAGCCAAATCAGAGACCAGGGGGTGGTGCAGGAAGTTATGGTGTGGCTCCTGATGCAGC TGAAATACAGCTCAAAAGCCCAAACTGGTTGTTTGGTCAGAGGAAATATGAAGAAAATGTTTCTTCCCCAAAAGTTATTTCAGGAGAAACTAATGGCGAATCCACTGACGAGAAAGAAGTTGACTGTTTTCGTAATCAATATTGGGTTTCTTCTGGTGATAATGGCAATGATGAGGATATCATTCACAG GTATCTGGCAATGTCATCCGTGGATGAAGCCAATGGTTGGTATGGTGGAACTCTAGTTGGCGATCAAGATGAAAGCAGTGAAATATATAAGCACTATGCTCAACTATGCGAG GGACCTGCCGTGGAACCCTTCCAAAATGATACTGAACAGGAGCAGCAATATGCTGATGTTCTTCGAATGGAAACAATGGACATTGTTGAGGATGCTGCTACAGAAGAAGAGATGGGGGCAGCTCTCAAGGAGTACGATCAAATTGGTGCTGATCTTGGGATCAGCCCTTTATCACGCCGATCCTTTGCCGGAGATCCTAGTTGGTTGACCAGGTGGATTGTTGGGGAAGATCAGCTGGAAAGAGCTTAA
- the LOC133037015 gene encoding protein FAR-RED ELONGATED HYPOCOTYL 3-like, with amino-acid sequence MRTTQRCESINSALKNFLEKNYCLREFVTTIDMTVSKLKHSETANDFKSRCTRPHPPNPTCLTTYYNQCAEFYTRTMYHKVAEQLDLENNYFVITQEQEGEWQIFTIGKFQHPDVQYRVHYCEGRRALHCSCLLYESQGYPCRHLWATMKRLNMRRIPNSLLMKRWSKSAKINLHLHFNPPAQPQQHIYEMARFGSLSSLTYNFTFYAAKSEDSYNRAKEELERLTLMFKEEFDLNSNPEGETPQPGRYRSNPNIIKDPEVVRTKGTGNTREGPNGEQILRNSRHCRICRSSDHDYRRCPNRQHNTGSQGQQPPNNQPASDSFNDHSNAYFPEPPSSTQESYYGHSYN; translated from the coding sequence ATGAGAACCACACAACGTTGCGAATCCATCAACTCCGCTCTAAAAAATTTTTTAGAGAAGAATTATTGCTTGCGTGAATTTGTAACAACCATAGATATGACAGTCTCAAAGCTCAAACACAGCGAGACTGCAAATGACTTCAAAAGCAGATGCACTCGACCTCACCCACCTAATCCTACATGCTTGACCACTTACTACAACCAATGTGctgaattctacacaagaaCTATGTACCACAAGGTTGCTGAGCAGCTTGATTTAGAGAATAACTATTTTGTCATAACTCAAGAGCAAGAAGGAGAGTGGCAGATATTCACCATTGGAAAGTTCCAGCATCCGGACGTCCAATACCGAGTTCATTACTGTGAAGGCCGACGAGCACTACACTGTAGTTGCTTGCTCTATGAAAGTCAAGGGTACCCTTGTAGACATTTATGGGCTACAATGAAAAGATTAAACATGAGAAGAATACCTAATTCTCTTCTCATGAAGCGATGGAGCAAATCCGCAAAGAtaaatctccacctacatttTAACCCGCCAGCACAACCACAACAGCACATTTACGAGATGGCTAGGTTTGGATCTCTCAGTTCACTGACTTATAACTTCACTTTCTATGCAGCAAAATCAGAGGACTCGTACAACCGTGCAAAGGAAGAGCTTGAACGACTAACTCTAATGTTCAAGGAAGAATTTGACTTGAATTCCAATCCGGAAGGAGAGACGCCACAACCTGGAAGATATCGTAGCAACCCCAACATTATTAAAGACCCCGAAGTTGTGAGAACAAAGGGTACGGGAAATACAAGGGAAGGACCAAACGGGGAGCAGATCCTAAGAAACTCAAGACATTGTCGCATTTGTCGCTCATCAGACCATGATTATCGACGGTGCCCAAATCGTCAACATAACACTGGATCTCAGGGGCAACAACCTCCAAACAATCAACCAGCATCTGACTCATTCAATGACCACTCCAACGCGTATTTCCCGGAACCGCCTTCCTCCACACAAGAGTCTTACTATGGTCATTCTTATAACTAG
- the LOC133037016 gene encoding protein FAR1-RELATED SEQUENCE 5-like, with protein sequence MNDEHTYEWETITAELNIIKPVNEIEIQDVLGKSLDKLEKWEAFYEMYAKRMGFGTRKDDVRRSHGVIVMRRWVCCSEGSKKIASPDTPRKKRPHDVTRTGCQAALRILLTQPCNTWKCKEFSTIHNHELASSSEVQFLRSYRVVSNGLLAQVRLMNFVGIKTANIMSHVALQSGGYEKMPCQLRDVYNRVAGAKREEKIETDSEGALGFLDCLAEKDPNFFVVYQVDDENRLANLFWADGNSRVDYVAFGDVLGFDTTYMTNEYNKPLTVLIGVNHHFNTCIFGFALLLHEKLPSYSWLLQKFLECHGDKKPNVVVTDQDAAMKQAIIEHMPDVTHRLCAWHLNTNASKKVKDPIFLKTFKDLMYNYYEEE encoded by the coding sequence ATGAATGACGAACACACTTATGAATGGGAAACCATCACAGCAGAGCTAAACATCATAAAACCAGTGAATGAGATTGAAATACAGGACGTGCTAGGCAAGAGTCTCGACAAACTGGAAAAATGGGAAGCATTCTACGAAATGTATGCGAAACGGATGGGTTTCGGCACAAGGAAAGACGATGTACGACGTTCTCATGGGGTCATTGTAATGCGGAGGTGGGTTTGTTGTTCCGAGGGTTCGAAAAAAATCGCATCACCGGACACACCAAGAAAAAAAAGACCTCATGATGTCACTAGAACCGGATGTCAGGCTGCATTGCGTATTTTACTCACACAACCGTGTAACACTTGGAAATGCAAAGAGTTCAGCACAATACACAATCACGAGCTGGCTTCATCAAGTGAGGTACAATTTTTGAGATCATATAGAGTTGTCTCCAATGGGTTGCTTGCCCAAGTTAGGTTGATGAACTTCGTAGGAATTAAAACTGCCAACATAATGTCTCatgttgctttgcaaagtggaggttacgagaaaatgccatgtcaaCTTCGAGATGTGTACAACAGGGTTGCTGGTGCGAAGCGAGAAGAGAAGATAGAGACGGACTCAGAAGGGGCTCTGGGATTTCTTGATTGTCTCGCAGAGAAGGATCCTAATTTCTTCGTTGTCTATCAGGTTGACGACGAGAATCGCTTGGCTAACTTATTCTGGGCAGATGGAAACTCACGCGTGGACTATGTAGCTTTTGGGGATGTACTAGGATTTGACACAACCTACATGACAAATGAGTACAATAAGCCCCTCACTGTTCTCATTGGCGTCAACCACCATTTCAACACATGCATTTTCGGATTTGCTCTCCTCCTCCACGAGAAGCTTCCATCATATTCTTGGCTACTTCAAAAATTTCTAGAATGCCATGGAGATAAGAAGCCAAATGTTGTAGTTACTGACCAAGATGCAGCCATGAAACAGGCTATCATTGAACACATGCCCGATGTTACGCACCGTCTCTGCGCTTGGCATCTCAATACAAATGCTTCGAAAAAGGTTAAAGATCCGATCTTCTTAAAAACATTTAAGGATCTCATGTACAACTACTACGAGGAGGAATAA